Proteins encoded in a region of the Falco rusticolus isolate bFalRus1 chromosome 10, bFalRus1.pri, whole genome shotgun sequence genome:
- the LOC119154422 gene encoding olfactory receptor 1019-like, with translation MVRGNKTTVDEFILLGITDTYELQVILFVLLLLICVTSLVGNLGMIALIRFDSRLHTPMYYFLCHLSLVDLGNSSAVSPKMLVSFFDERKAISLAGCAAQMYFCGVCMITECYLLAAMAYDRYMAICNPLLYVAAMSQKVCVQLAVGSYVVAAVNEIVLVSSVFSLHFCGPNVINHFFCDIPPLLKLSCSSTTVNEHMLFTIGTLVALSTLVFIVVSYGYILTAVLRIRSSEGRHKAISTCAPQLTSVSVFYGTMIFMYLRPSSSYSLDQDKVVSVVYTMVIPMLNPLIYSLRNMEVKDALKKLLGKVLVSFRSQTGKEVSHYTK, from the coding sequence ATGGTTAGAGGAAACAAGACAACTGTTGATGAGTTCATTCTCTTGGGAATCACAGATACTTATGAGCTGCAGGTCATTCTCTTTGTGTTGCTCCTTCTTATCTGTGTCACCTCATTGGTGGGGAATCTCGGCATGATTGCATTAATCAGGTTTGACTCACGACTCCACACCCCCATGTACTACTTCCTCTGCCACCTCTCTCTGGTAGACCTAGGTAATTCCTCAGCGGTTTCTCCCAAAATGCTAGTGAGCTTCTTTGATGAAAGGAAAGCCATCTCTCTGGCAGGGTGTGCAGCCCAGATGTACTTCTGTGGAGTCTGCATGATCACCGAGTGTTACCTGCTGGCTGCGATGGCCTATGACCGGTACATGGCCATCTGTAACCCTCTGCTCTACGTGGCCGCCATGTCTCAAAAGGTTTGTGTCCAACTGGCTGTGGGATCCTATGTAGTAGCTGCTGTGAATGAAATAGTGCTTGTCAGCTCAGTGTTCAGTTTACACTTCTGTGGCCCTAATGTCATCAATCACTTCTTCTGTGACATTCCTCCGCTCCTGAAActttcctgctccagcactACAGTCAACGAACATATGCTTTTCACCATTGGTACTTTGGTTGCGCTCAGCACTTTAGTATTCATTGTTGTCTCTTACGGTTATATCCTTACTGCTGTCCTGAGGATCCGCTCGTCAGAGGGCAGGCACAAAGCTATCTCCACCTGTGCCCCACAGTTGACATCAGTCTCAGTTTTTTACGGGACTATGATATTCATGTACCTCCGTCCCAGTTCTAGCTACTCCCTGGACCAGGACAAAGTGGTATCTGTTGTGTACACCATGGTGATCCCCATGCTGAACCCCCTCATCTACAGCCTGCGGAACATGGAGGTGAAGGATGCTCTCAAGAAACTCCTCGGAAAAGTTCTTGTTTCCTTTAGAAGTCAAACTGGTAAAGAGGTGTCACACTACACAAAATAA